TTGCCTCATATAGCCAGTACATGGGCTGCTGCCCCGCCGTGCACACAGGCACGCTCACATCCACTCGCTACCCGCTACGCGCATATTGGGCCTCCGAATGCGAGAGCCTGCTCTTGGCCCATGAAGCACTTCACTAGTATCGGGACGGATGCTGACACACACCTCACAACTATGTCAAGTGTTATAAGTAGGAAAAAAAAACTCATTCAGTTTAACATCTCACAGAAATATATGCTCAGTTATTCATTTACATAAATATATGTTACACAGAAGTATATGGGCATGGTTGCTCTGGCACCTTATTCAATTCTCATACACATCTACGACTCATTACACGATGACACACATGACATACAGTAGCAAAGCTAACTTGTCAACACCATATATAGTGCAGGACTGTCTCTGTCTTGCTGCGCTGCAACCGCAAGTAAGCTCGAGCTCACTTGCCATGTCCACTGCCAGCGTAGGAGCCGGCATGGGACCCTGCACCggagccggcgccgccgccggacccTGCATACGAGCCGGCGTCAGAGCCCGCGTACGAGCCTGCTCCTCCGGCGTCCGAGCCAGCTCTCGAGCCCGCGTAGGATCCTGCGCCGCCGGGCCCGGCGTTCGTGCCGGACCCTGACTCAGCGTAGGAGCCGGCCGATGAGCCTGCGGCGCCAGACCTCGCGTCCGAGCCCGAGCTTGACCCAGACCATGACCCGGACCCTGATCCCGACCCGGCGCCGGAGCCGGACTCAGAACCTGAACCAGAGCCGCCACCGCCGACGCCGATGATCCCTGAACCGACACCCAGCCCGCCGCCCGTGCCAGCCCCCAGGCCACCACCCGTGCCAACCCCTAGTCCGCCGCCTGTACCACTACCAACCCCGACGCCGCCACCCGTGCCGACACCGAGGCtgcctccaccgccgccgccgaggccgaCGCCCAGGTCTTTCCGGGCAATGTGGCGGCTCTCACTCTCAGCGGCGGCGACAAGGAACGACGCGATCACCGCGACGCTGAGCACGGCGGTGGCCTTCTTCGCGTACGCCATTAATTGCTCCGTTTCCGCGCGCGCGAGCCGGTGAGATGgaacttttcttcttctctcggTTTGCCGCCGCGGCGCTGGCGCCGCCGAGTTTCTCTTGTGTTGTGTGTGTCCACCTGCTGCGTGCTCAAGCAACTCTGAACTCTCTTGGCGAATGCGATGGATGAGCAGATGGCGAGGCTGCGAGGCAGCTATTTATAGCGCTCGGGGGCAGACGACATGGCGGCAGCGCGGTGCGGGGTGAGTGGGTTTGGATCGGTGGCGCGAGCTCGTGGCGTTGGCAGGCTGGAGCCGCTAGCTGCGGTAGATAGTGGAGAGAATGCGACGCCACCGCCGTGCGGATTGCCTGATCGTCCGCGCGCCGCTCGACACGCGCGGCGTTCGAGCTCCTGAACGAGGTCGTCTTGGACTCTTGCATTGGTTCACGCGGATGAATGATACAATATCTCGTCAGCAACTCAACAATGGTCtcgtgctagctagctagtgctTGTCATTTTCATTGGAGGGCTTGGAGCCTTCGACGGTGCCTTCAGTCGTGCCTGGTGCCCGTGGCCTCCACCCTCTGGCTAATGATGCGACTTGGCCGGGCTCCTCCATGTCCATGTGTGCTTGTAGGCGACGGCGCGGTACATGTATTGTGATGATTAATTGTTTTAGGGTACACTacatttttataaaagtaaagTCCATCAACGGTCTTTAAACTTGTTTGgatgtgtcatctcggtccttaaactcgcaaaatgaccgtttaggtacctaaacttgttcggttgtgtcatcctggtccctaaacttaaaaatctcccatataggtcctcaaacttgttcagttgtgtcatcccggtccctaaacttgtttttaagtcttatctgggtcaaaacaggacgaatctaaaaactctatattgaaaaattgtggcagaacctcctgaattaagtggcccacatacaCCCATCGTTGTCTCAAAGACTTCCGATCGGCGtgtacgagttccaaatgactcaagaagtctgtcgggtgtcctcgggaaacccgaaccatccacgttacattctttccaggaattccctcatcaagcatcacagtattacaacatttcatagataagagaaatcagagtaaaagcggaaaggttacataacatagattgaaacttaagttcaacggttacaaaccataagtatttagtacataaaaggttcggaacttatattacataaaccatagatcacacaacaagttttacttgcccaaggtcacacaacagattcctcatcatcactctcctccacaagagtaaagtaacaatgaccatcaaaaggattatcaaaaggttcacctgcaacaggggttaataaaccctgagtacaaaagtactcaacaagacttaaccgactataaaagaggtgaagactcaggtatgcaggctatagggattcaaggtaaagctttaacaagatcaaagcatttcttttgcataaaagcttactaagagtaaaacctactttcaagttttaacccaagatcatcatttatgactaaccaaaacTATTATCAAATTTGCATAAGCAAACCatatctttcttataccaa
This window of the Sorghum bicolor cultivar BTx623 chromosome 7, Sorghum_bicolor_NCBIv3, whole genome shotgun sequence genome carries:
- the LOC8080616 gene encoding dirigent protein 10 — protein: MAYAKKATAVLSVAVIASFLVAAAESESRHIARKDLGVGLGGGGGGSLGVGTGGGVGVGSGTGGGLGVGTGGGLGAGTGGGLGVGSGIIGVGGGGSGSGSESGSGAGSGSGSGSWSGSSSGSDARSGAAGSSAGSYAESGSGTNAGPGGAGSYAGSRAGSDAGGAGSYAGSDAGSYAGSGGGAGSGAGSHAGSYAGSGHGK